Within Triticum dicoccoides isolate Atlit2015 ecotype Zavitan chromosome 1B, WEW_v2.0, whole genome shotgun sequence, the genomic segment tgaactttttcaaattcatgaactcctTTCAAAATCCGGTTAACTTTCtttgaattcgtgaactttttcaaaatttgatgaTGCTTTTTCGATTTCTTGAACCTTTTTAATTTTGCGTTTATTCAAAATTGTAAAAAGTCAATGGTCATAGGTTAGATGATGAATGGTCAAATGTAAACTGGTCGTTGCGAACATATGTTTGTGGAGCGATCAAACGAGCGAAGCGAACGATTGATCTTAGGGAACTGTTTGTGGCCGGGGCACCGGCCGAACCGTTGCGCCGGTCCAATCCACGCGCGCCTCCTCCCAGCCACTCGGCTAACGGCACGTAGGATGGGCCCCTGCCCACGTGGGTCTTCTTCCACCTTTTTCTCTTCTCCCCGTCGCtcgtctctctctctttctctgctccTTCTCAGGCTCCGCTGCCTTGGTCAATCGTCGTCGCCCGGAGGcctcccaggccgccgccgccatgggaaTCAGCCGATCCGGCTGTCCTCGGCCAGATCCGCTTGGTTCCGCGCCACCGGAGCTCTGCCTACCTCGTCAGACCCGGCCACGCCGGAGCTGCAACCGGCCACGCCGGACTACACCCGCGGCACAAGTTTGCTGGATCGAGGTTACAACCATGGTCATTTTTTGCTACAACCGACGAGCCTCGGTGCTACAACCTGCATCGGTTTTTGCTACAAACAGTCACGGCGACACGACGGGCGACGAGATTTTTGCTACAACCGTTATTGGTTTTTGCTACTACTAGCGACCTTTTTTGCTACATCAGTGACGGCGGACGACACGGCATAACAAGGAAAAGCTGCAACTGTAGTTAATTTTTGCTACTACCGACGAAGTTTTGTGCTACACCGATCAAGCCGGAGCTGCGACCTCGTGACGGCGGCATTGGCGATTTGCTGCAACCATAATAGGTTTTTGTTACTATCATCGAAGTTTTTTGCTACAACCGCTGCGCCCCTGCGACGATGACGACGGTGTGTTTTTGCCGCAACCGTAGTTGTTTTTTGCTACTACCGGTGAAGTTTTTGCTACATCCGTTCAAACTGCGCTGATTAACTGGCGGCCGTCGTCGATGCAATCCCCTGCAGCCAGCATccacggcgagggcggcggcggagctacaACCATCGCAGTCGAGAGCTGCAGTCACAGGTAGAGTTGTTGCATGGGTCGAGGCGACGACGAGGACGGCCGGGGATGGTGGGGACTGGCGACGAGGACGGCCGGCGAGGGCACGGGACCGGCGATGAGGAAGGCCGGCGAGGGGTGGGGCTCGGCGACGAGGATGGCCGCAGAAGGGGGCAGGAGGCGCCGCGCCGTGCTCCCCCGAGCGAGAGATGCGGATCTGGCCTGACCACGCGAGGAAGAAGCTGTTGGGGCGTTTTTTTAACCAGATCCAAAGGCTGCGCGGCTCACATCCAACGGCTGGGGCTGGACCGGCCGAAtgattcggccggcgcaccggcgcctatcgGTGCCCTTGATCTTAATGAGCCGGTCTAAACAACCTTCTGTGTGAGTGCCGACTAACGAAACTGGCGCAAAAGGCACCCTATAGGGGGTGCTAAATCCTATTCGGCGCCCTCTGCGCCCGATACAGTATAATCCGCAAATGGGCACATACTCCCCTTCTCCACAGAAAAAGTCTGCTAGTACTCGAAATCGAACAGGGGACGTCCTGCTTAATAGTAAGCTGCAGTAACCACCCCGCCATCCCCAACTGAACATGCTAACTTTCATATATTtatttcttttctcctttttttcttctgttttctattttctatttttatttttcttcttcctagGTTCGATAAGCTTTTCAAAAATTCATGAACTTCTTCTTTAAAAATAgatgaacttttatcaaattcGCTGAATTttaaattcggtgaactttttttaaatatgatgaactttttcccaaatttatgtacttttttttcaaatttgatgaacttttcttcaaatccGACGAACTTTCTTCAAATCCAACGAATGTTTTTCAAGATTggtaaacttttttcaaaattgatgaacttttttgaaaagtgGTGAACTTATTATtcaaaatagatgaactttttccaaatttcacGAAATTTTCCAAAatctgatgaacattttttaaaaatcgaTGAAATTTTCAAATTGAGGAATTCTCTTTCAAAATTGAGGATTTTTAACTTTTTTTGAAAAGTCAACATGGTCAGCTGCGAAGAATTGGTCAAAATTTAATGGTCAACTGAATTGAACGATCAACGCGTCACTTGAATTAAACGAGCAAATTTTCTGTTTGTCAAGCGATCGAAGGAAGGGATCGATCCAGCTAAATGGGCCGGCTCAAGTGAGCTGGGACGTGAGCGCCAGCATGAAAAACCGGCGCATAAGGCGCAAATGAGGAGGAGGGGTCCCCTTTTCGTTCGATATCGGAGGTCTCCAGATCAAACGTCAAGTGGATTTGGTTTTTTTAGATTGTTGGTGATAGGTTTTCTTGGTGATGCTAGTGATATCATGTTCTGCGGCTTTTGCCATTTTACCGAAAAAGGCTcccgccccgctttatattataaagccaaTGCCAAAGCCAACATCCAACAAGGTTCACACACACACAAAGTCCACACTCACACAGAGTCCAAACATAAGCAAGCATCAAGTGttactgctgagggcacagctcaacaagcccaacacacacacacacacacaaaaaggcacACGCGCCAGGAGGGACACATCCTCTAGTCGGGCTCCGGGGGTGGCGGCGGGAGCGGAGGCGCCAGGCGGAAGGCCAACGAACGGAGGTCGGTGAGGAGTCTGTTGATGGCGTCCCGGTcctgagggcggctaagcggccgccagagctgcaagtaaCCACATATTTTAAAGATGGAGCCAGTAGCACGCCGAAGAGGCACCTTCTGAATGACAAGCTTATTGCGAACCGTCCACAGCGTCCAGGCGAGAACCCCGACGCACAGCCATCTAATATGTCTGTAGCGAGGGGGGAGGCTTGAATTTCCGCAAgcaagtcagggaagttggtgttGCACCACTGTCCCCCAACCGTTTCGCGGAAACAAGACCAAAGGAACTGCGCCGTGTAGCAAGAGAAGAAGATGTGATTAGCGTCCTCTACCGTGCCACACAGGGGGCACATTCCATTGCCAGGACCATGGCGCTTAAGAACCTCAACGCCGGTCGGGAGGCGGCCGCGGATCCATTGCCAAAGAAAGATCCGAATCTTTAGGGGGAGGCGGATGTCCCAGATCAGACCGAAGGGCTCCGGGGCTGACGAGGGGACAATAGCCGCGTAGAGGGATTTAGTGGAGAAGCGGCCGGAGGGATCTAGGCGCCAGGAGATGGCGTCCGGAGAGTTGGCCACGTCCATAGGTAGTAGGGCGATGTCCTGGAGGAGGACATCCCAGGCAGCCACCTCAGCGGGGCCAAAAGGGCGGCGGAgcgcgaggcgccctaagtcaataagggccgcctCGACTGAGACCCGAGAGTCAACTACAATGTCGAAGAGGATGGGGAACCGGGCGGCTAGAGGGGAATCTCCGAGCCATCTATCCAGCCAGAACAAGGTCGAGGCGCCAGTGCCACCGAGATGGATGTGCCTATACGCAAGACCGACAGCAGCTGGACGACGGCCTGCCAAAACTGGGAGCCGCCAGAGCGTTGGCAGAACGCGAGTGGCTGTCCACGCAGGTACTTGTTCTGGATGATAGTGAGCCAGAGGCCTCCATCCCCATTGGCAATGCGCCAGAGCCAACGGGTCAAGAGGGCGATGTTCATGCGTCGAGAGGACAGAATCCCAAGACCGCCCTGGTCCTTAGGTTTGTAGATATCTGGCCAGCTGACCATGTGGTATTTCTGCTTGCCCTCCTCCCCAGCCCAGAAGAATCTGGACTGGTATTTGGCGACCTCttgatggagcgtttcatgaaggctatagaagctcatgaggaaccaCAGGAGGCTAGCTAGCGAGGAGTTGATAAGGATCACGCGCGCCGCCTTCGACAGCCAACGCCCTTTCTAGGGCTCTACGCGATGCTGCATATGGGTCACCGTGGGGCGGAGGTCCGCCACGGTGAGGCGCGAGtcactaatggggatccccagATAGGTCGTGGGGAAAGAACCCAGTCGACAGTTAAGCCGGTCGGCAATGGACTGTGCGTCCTCTGAGGGGTACCCGAGTACCATCACTTCGCTCTTGTCAAAGTTGATGGTGAGGCCCGACATTTGTTGGAAGCACAGAAGAAGGAACTTCAGGTTGGAAATCTCTAAGGCGGAACCCTCGACCATAATAATGGTGTCATCCGCGTATTGGAGAAGGGAAACACCTCCCCCTCCAACAAGGTGCGGGACAAGGCCTCGAATATGCCCAGCAGCCTTGGCCTTATCCAAGATGGCGGCCAGGGCATCCACGACCATGTTGAACAAGAACGGCGAGAAGGGATCTCCCTGCCGGACCCCGCAAAGGGCAGGGAAGAAGGGCCCAATGTCGCCGTTGATGTTCACCGCAGTCCGACCGCAGGAGACGAGCTGCATGACGCGGGTCACCCAACGGTCATCGAAGCCCTTGCGGAGCAGGACCTCCCTCAGGAACGACCAGTGCGACGTGTCGTAGGCTTTGTGGAAGTCCAGCTTAAGAAAGACCGCCCTATGGCGCTTCAGGCGGACCTCGTGGAGGACTTCGTGGAACACCAACACCCCATCCAGGATAAATCGGCCTTGAATGAAGGCGGATTGGTTCGGGTGGGTGATTGAGTCCGCAaggagggtcaccctattggcgtaccctttagcCAGGATCCGAAAAATCACATTAATCACTGTGATGGGGCGAAACTGGCGAATATCAGAGGCGCCCgggaccttggggatgagggtcACAACCCCATAATTAAGGCGCCTCAGGTCCATGGAGCCCGAGTAGAATTCCTCAAAGAGAGCCATGACCTCAGGCTTGATGGTAGGCCAGAACGTCTTGAAGAAAGACACTGGTAGACCGTCAGGTCCCGGGGCCGAGGAGGGGTTCATCCCCTTAATGGCAGCAAGGACCTCGTCCTCGCTAAAGGGGGCAACCAAAGCCGCATTGGCTTCAGCCGAGACTACGTGCGCGCCCGACCAAATGTTGGGGGCGAGACTAGCCCCACCGCGCGGGGTGGGGGTAAATAAGGCTCTATAGAAGCCATCCACATGAGAGCGGATGGCCGCGGGGAGAACTACGGCGTGTCTCCATCCCACAGGCAGTGGATGGAGTTGCGACGGCGCCGGCCGTTCGCGACCGCCTGGAAATAGGCGGTGTTGGCATCGCCCTGTATCACCCACCTCTGGGTACCACGCAAGCGCTAGTAGGCCTCCTCATCCGTGTAGATGGTGGAGAGCTGGTCCTCCAGGTCGTATCGTAGCATCCACTCATCCGAGGAGAGCCCGGTCGAGTCCGCGCGAGCATCCAGGGCTTGAATAGCAATCAGGATGGTCTTCTTGCACTCTCTAAGGTCCCGGCCAAGGTTAGCCCCCCAACCCTTCATGAACTGGCGGGCAAGCTTGGCACAAAAGTGCCATGAGTCGACAGCGGACATGGAGCGGTGGGGCGCCGACCTAGCGAAAATCCAGCGGGCGACGACGGCCTCCCGGAAGCCAGTCTGGTTGAGCCAGAAGAGCTCGAACCGGAACCGCGGCGGGGAGGGGGGGCGCTCGTCGGCGGTGGAGAGAAGGGGGACATGATCGGAGCCAATCCGGGTGACCGCCCGGAGCGATGCCAAGGGGCATCGCAATTCCCACTCCGGGGAAACTAGGACACGATCTAGCACGGATTGTGTCGGGACAGATTGCCGGTTGGTCCAAGTGAACCTGGCACCTATCCGGTCAAGCTCGCGGAGCCCCAGCTCCGCGATCCAATCGTTGAATAATTGCATGCGGGGAAAATTAATCCGGGAATTATTCTTCTCATCCGGGGATCGGATGAGATTGAAGTCGCCCCCCACTAAAACTGGGAGGGGGGAGTTAGAGATCTTCAGCTGCAACTCGTCAAGGAAGGCCGGGGAGCGGCGGTGATCTGCCGGTCCGTAGACAACAATGACCTCCCATTTGAAGTTCAGGGCACGCTCGAAGATCTCCATACTAACGAAGAattcccctctatccatgcctcccaCCTCGAATGTGGCATCCTTAACCCCTAAGtggatgccacccgagtggcctgaggtcccactagaagggagccagtgccaagCGAAGAGGTGGGGGCTCAGGTGTTCAAGCTCCTGCAGGGTGAACTCGGAGCGAAGGGTTTCTTGGATGGCCACGATGTCAATGTGTTCTTCCCGGATGTACTCGATGAGCTGGCGGCGACGaccatcatggccgaagccgcggaggttCCAGAAGAGGGCCCACATCTAAACCcccatcggggggctgcttgaccccaggacacgAGAGGCGCTTTGCGCGCGAAGGGCGGCCGGGCGAGACCGAGTGCGTCCACGGATAATCCCGCCGGCCACCGGAGGAGCCGGAGCCGTGGGGGTGGGGGCGGGCCCTCCGGGGGCCAAAGCAGGCGGGCACGAGTCTCAGCCAGCCTGCCGTCGAGGATCTCCCGGGCCCTAATGGCCGCGATCTGATCTAAGGGGGGACCGACCTCCCCCCTGAAGACAATGGCCGAGTCATTGGCCACCTTAGCGAGGTGGCCGAGAGGAGCGGCATCGAGAGCAGAAAAGGAGCAACGAGAAGAACTGGGAGGGGCGGGGTCTGCACCTGACTCGAGGTTCCGGACCGCGGCGCGGAGCTCCGCCCGCTCGGCGACGAAAGGTGCAGGGGAGTCGCCCGGCCGCGCCGCCTCCAGGCGGGCGCTGCGGCGAGGTGGAGCGGGGCCTCCTGGCGTACGCCACCGTCGGAGGGGGGTGCGCGGAGGCCGGGGAGGAGACGTCCACCGCCACCGAGGCGTCAGGGGAAGCCGGCGAGGCGAGGTGGGAGCCGGACGGCACCGGCGCTGGGTGTGGATCGGACGGCCCCAGAGACGCCCCGACCGCGGCCCCCGAGGGTGGAGGAGACGGGGCAGGGGCGACGGGCTCCCCAACACCGCCAACCCCGGAAGAAACCGGAGAAGGCGAGCCGGCGGAGGGCGTGGGCTCAGCCcccggcggcgcgaggcggcgggcagAGGCGGCGCCGGGGGAGGGGGGCGACGATGGAGGGGCGACGAGGAGGCTCACGCTGGAGATGTCGCCGGTCGACGCCGACGGAGATGGGGAGGAAGCCAGCGGGGTGGCCAAGCGGAGGGCGACCGCGAGATCGGCAGCCGACACCCGGGTACGCCCCGACCCCGNNNNNNNNNNNNNNNNNNNNNNNNNNNNNNNNNNNNNNNNNNNNNNNNNNNNNNNNNNNNNNNNNNNNNNNNNNNNNNNNNNNNNNNNNNNNNNNNNNNNNNNNNNNNNNNNNNNNNNNNNNNNNNNNNNNNNNNNNNNNNNNNNNNNNNNNNNNNNNNNNNNNNNNNNNNNNNNNNNNNNNNNNNNNNNNNNNNNNNNNNNNNNNNNNNNNNNNNNNNNNNNNNNNNNNNNNNNNNNNNNNNNNNNNNNNNNNNNNNNNNNNNNNNNNNNNNNNNNNNNNNNNNNNNNNNNNNNNNNNNNNNNNNNNNNNNNNNNNNNNNNNNNNNNNNNNNNNNNNNNNNNNNNNNNNNNNNNNNNNNNNNNNNNNNNNNNNNNNNNNNNNNNNNNNNNNNNNNNNNNNNNNNNNNNNNNNNNNNNNNNNNNNGTGGTGGGAGTCGTCAGCATCAGCAGGCCCCCCCCATGAGGCTGCCAGTAGAGAGGCGGGGGCGGCCGATGTGGGACGGAGGCTCGGGGCGGATCTTGAGGTCGTAGCCATCATTGTTGAAGAAGACACGGATCGTGACGTGGAGCTTGGAGGAGTCCAGACATTTCACCTTaacccggacctcctcctccttgcgcagggagagctcgtcaaccaccaccaccctgcccaggatcttggacatactgcggaTGACCCGCTCGGACCGGGCAACATCAGGGAGGCCGGAGATGAGGAGCCAAGCTGTGTCCAGGGTAGCGACGGCTCTGGGATCCCACTGCGGCTCAGAAATGTTCACCACGATGTCGTTGAGAGCCAGGGTGATGTTGTTGCTGCGCGTGCAGAATCCCATGCTCATCGCGTCAGGGAAGACCACTGAGAAGGCGCTGGGGGCCGTGGGGGTCACCTGCCAGTCCCACGTGCATCGGCACAAGTGGTTGAGCTCAGCCTCAATCAGCTCCGGGGTGGCGACGGCATCGCCCACGACCGTCACCAAAGCCAGCAGCGAGGGGGATGGCGGGGCGAGCTCGGGCACCTCGATGTGGAAGAAGGCCAAGTCCTCGATGCCGTGCCCATACATCATGAGCTCCTCAGTCACCGGGCGGTCCGGACAGAGAATCGCGGGGTGCCCGGTATCCTTGCACAGGTAGCACGTCGGTGGGTTGGGGCACGCCACCTGGAAGTGTCCGGTCAAGCCGCAGTTGAAGCACGGCTGGGCCACGGCCGAGGCGGTGGTACCCGGAGGAGGAGCCGCGattgcggtggaggcggcggcatgGGGGCGCGgagggcccttcttcttcttcttcttggatccCGGGCGTCCCCGGTTGCCGTTGCCGCCGTTGGACGGCGGAAACGCAGCCTGGGANNNNNNNNNNNNNNNNNNNNNNNNNNNNNNNNNNNNNNNNNNNNNNNNNNNNNNNNNNNNNNNNNNNNNNNNNNNNNNNNNNNNNNNNNNNNNNNNNNNNNNNNNNNNNNNNNNNNNNNNNNNNNNNNNNNNNNNNNNNNNNNNNNNNNNNNNNNNNNNNNNNNNNNNNNNNNNNNNNNNNNNNNNNNNNNNNNNNNNNNNNNNNNNNNNNNNNNNNNNNNNNNNNNNNNNNNNNNNNNNNNNNNNNNNNNNNNNNNNNNNNNNNNNNNNNNNNNNNNNNNNNNNNNNNNNNNNNNNNNNNNNNNNNNNNNNNNNNNNNNNNNNNNNNNNNNNNNNNNNNNNNNNNNNNNNNNNNNNNNNNNNNNNNNNNNNNNNNNNNNNNNNNNNNNNNNNNNNNNNNNNNNNNNNNNNNNNNNNNNNNNNNNNNNNNNNNNNNNNNNNNNNNNNNNNNNNNNNNNNNNNNNNNNNNNNNNNNNNNNNNNNNNNNNNNNNNNNNNNNNNNNNNNNNNNNNNNNNNNNNNNNNNNNNNNNNNNNNNNNNNNNNNNGCGGGTCCCGCGCGCCGGAGAGGACCGCGCCGGCCGGGAGGAGAGCTGCTGCCGCAGGTCCTCCTCGCGCCGGCGGCCGTTGGGGAGGGGTGTGGGGGGTCGCGGCGGTCGTCCGCCTGACGCTTGGGGCGCCCCCCGTCGTCTCCCCATTCCCGAGGCATGGGTGGCGCGGAGGGGGAAGGAGGCGAGGGAGGGCCGGCAGCGCCGGCGAGGGGAAGTCGAGGCGGGACGGCAGCGGCCGAGGGGACGAGGCAGGGAGCAGGCGGCGCGGGGGTGGGGAGGAGTGAAGGGCGAGGGAACCCTACCGATGGCCAAATGGACCGCCGCGGGGAGACCTTGATCCCCGCCTCAACAGAAAAAATGATGCATGCATAGCCTGGCGCTGAATCAAACTTGAAACTTGCACTGTCTGAAAACGAAATGGTACATGTGCTACATATAGTTTAAATGAAAATAAATGATTACCCCCTGATCTATGTTCTAAAAAGTACTCTCTTCATTCCATATTTTTTTTtcgtgatttttttttgaatttgaactaaaaccatgagaaatattatggaacggagggagtacatcaaaaCCACATAATCCAACAACGAGGAGCTAAGCTAATTGAAGGCAAACAAGGGATCCCATTCATGGGGATCCTCAGCCTTCTGCCCTTCTCCCAACAATGGGTACTTCCAACTATACATCTCTGGCTTCTCATCCTCCGCACGGCCCTCCAGGATGCGTTTCCTCGTCTTCGCCACCTTCCGAATGACGCCCCACACCGCCATGTCGAATGCGTCATTCACCGTCGACTCAAGCTTCGTTGACGTGTCACTATAGGTCACCGCCGGGATGAGGCCCACGACCGCGCCCCTCATCCTCTCGACGGCGTCCGTCGGTATCCGCCGCAGCCTCTCCTCCACGCTCACGTTCCCGCGCACGTCCTCCTCCGAGATGTACACCGAGTAATCGGTGTGGTTCTTGGGCAGGTGCCAGGTGTACTGCACGTACGCCGTGCCGGGGTGGAAGAAGACCGGGATGCAACCGGCGAGCACGGCGTCGAAGGCCAGCCTGCGCGTGTACCTGTCGCCCCGCGGCTGGAGGCAGAACGTCGAGCTCTGGAAGAGTTTCATGATGCTGGCCGGGGAATCGCACTGGTTGCCCGGCCCCTTCGTGCACTCCATCATCGAGCAGGCGGCGGACGCCCTGCACTGCTCGACGAGGTTGCTTGCGATGGACTTGCTGTCCTCGGCGTGGGCGCCGGCGAAGGAGAAGAGCCACTGGCGCTCCAGCCCGCGCACCCGGTCCTGCCAGAAGAAGATGGCCTCGTCGGTCGCCGGGTGGAAGGCGGTGGGGTACGGGATGGCGGCGTCGTTCCGGTCCCACGGGCTCGCCTCCACGACGATCGCGGTCATGTTCCGGACGGCTGGCAGGCGGAAAAGCTTGTTTCCCCACTCAGCGTCCACGTCGCCCTGCCGCCGGAAGTCCCACGTGGTGCGGCCGGCGACGAAGAAATGGTCTCGACCGCCCATGGCGCGCCACTCGGGGCGCGCCGTGACCAGATCCACCATCTCCAGCGCCATCGCGTCCCGCGTGGAGACGTTATACCCCCAGAGGTGCCGCGCCACGTCGAGGCCGGCGTAGAACGGGACGAAGACGGCGGACGCGAGGGAGGAGTCGTTGGTGAGGCACTCGTACCGCTTGATCCGGTCGTGGAAGATGACGTCCAGGGCGAGCTCGTCGGAGTCGTACCACCCGCTCTCCTGGAGCCGCGGGCCGAAGCCGCCGTTGGCCGTGTACTTGCACTTGTCCTTGGACGGGGAGATGTCCTCGCAGTCCCAGACCATGTCCGTGTTGAAGCGGGAAGGCAGTTCCTGGACGTAGATGTACTGGCCGCTACACAGCTCTCGCCTCCGCCTCGCATCCGCAGCAGCGAGCTCGCGCGCTTCGTTGTCGGCCGAAACCTTCCGGTCGGCGGTGTCACGCCGAGGCGGGACGGCAGGGTCGGAGAAGGGCGACCCGCCGAGGCGTCGCGAGGACGCACGGGCGTGCTCGACGCGCGCGACGCCGCCGTGGACGTAGTCGTAACAGTGGCATGTCAGCATCGAGAAGGCGGCGGCGATGATGAGGAAGGAGCAGAGGCGGGAGCAGCGGCTAGGCCGCTTGTATGACTTGTCCGCCTTGCCCATCGTCTCCTCATGCATCTCGCCGCCCGTCGACGGCGGGAGGGCAGCAGAGCTGTGTCGCTTCATCATACCCGGGGAGGCGCGAGAGCATGAAAAGAAGAGCCTTGGCTCGACAAAGAAGCGAGCGGGCAGCTAGTTCTAGCAGCAGTCTTGGTGTTCACTCCTCGGTGATCAGTGTCTCAGTGACGACAAACATAGTGGGGATCTTAAGTCAATTTTTGTGCACTCTACGGTCTGCGATGGGATCAAGCAAAGCAAGTGTAAATTACTACTAGTAATTTAAGCCAAGAAGCAAGGAACGTGCACATGAGATGAGTAATCTCAAGGATTCAGAAGTCAGCTTGTGGCCATGTCAGAAAAGATGCATCCACCCAGACCCAGTTGATAGGATGGCAGAATGCTTCTTACTGTACTTCTAATTATGACAGATATTACAAGTCCAAGTGGCACATCAGAAACTGTGCGTGTCAACAAACTGTTCACAGAGATTTGCAAACTGGCTTGAATATGGCATAGTCATTCGTGGAATTATCTTTGGATTTGAATGGCGAGGCTCTCTTCAGTCCTCGTTCCCCGTCTCAGTTTCAGAG encodes:
- the LOC119332408 gene encoding xyloglucan galactosyltransferase KATAMARI1 homolog — protein: MMKRHSSAALPPSTGGEMHEETMGKADKSYKRPSRCSRLCSFLIIAAAFSMLTCHCYDYVHGGVARVEHARASSRRLGGSPFSDPAVPPRRDTADRKVSADNEARELAAADARRRRELCSGQYIYVQELPSRFNTDMVWDCEDISPSKDKCKYTANGGFGPRLQESGWYDSDELALDVIFHDRIKRYECLTNDSSLASAVFVPFYAGLDVARHLWGYNVSTRDAMALEMVDLVTARPEWRAMGGRDHFFVAGRTTWDFRRQGDVDAEWGNKLFRLPAVRNMTAIVVEASPWDRNDAAIPYPTAFHPATDEAIFFWQDRVRGLERQWLFSFAGAHAEDSKSIASNLVEQCRASAACSMMECTKGPGNQCDSPASIMKLFQSSTFCLQPRGDRYTRRLAFDAVLAGCIPVFFHPGTAYVQYTWHLPKNHTDYSVYISEEDVRGNVSVEERLRRIPTDAVERMRGAVVGLIPAVTYSDTSTKLESTVNDAFDMAVWGVIRKVAKTRKRILEGRAEDEKPEMYSWKYPLLGEGQKAEDPHEWDPLFAFN